In the Bifidobacterium catenulatum PV20-2 genome, one interval contains:
- the yddG gene encoding aromatic amino acid DMT transporter YddG, which produces MNTDQKLPAESAGERPSNPLFGHAISHAATLIGLFAIVLWGFMAGLVRLVSESFGATLGSALIYTVGGMLLLIVRRPKPISQAPRKYLVAGGLMFIAYEASISLSIGLATTNAQSVEVSLVNYLWPTLLVLMTAAVSHKRGSVSEALPGAIVATVGVAMAVGGENLDVQEAVANIASNPLPYALAFAGAFIWAIYATVTPSMSGGYDGTTIFFCCVAVVLWIIHFVSGDGLPAVAPGIGGYIALLACAASIAGGYACWGYGMLHGSMETLAIGSYATPLFSTASSTLLLGVALGMPFWIGVALVVVGSLINVWFARRR; this is translated from the coding sequence GTGAATACGGATCAGAAACTTCCCGCCGAATCCGCAGGCGAACGCCCCAGTAACCCCCTATTTGGTCATGCCATATCACACGCGGCGACACTCATCGGCCTGTTCGCAATCGTCCTGTGGGGCTTCATGGCCGGCCTCGTGCGACTCGTTTCCGAATCGTTCGGCGCCACGCTAGGCTCGGCGCTCATCTACACTGTCGGCGGTATGCTCCTGCTCATCGTGCGACGGCCGAAACCGATTAGCCAAGCGCCACGCAAGTACCTCGTCGCAGGCGGACTCATGTTCATCGCATATGAGGCGTCGATCTCGCTGTCGATCGGTCTGGCCACAACGAACGCGCAATCTGTGGAAGTCAGCCTCGTCAATTATTTGTGGCCGACGCTGCTGGTACTGATGACCGCCGCCGTGTCGCACAAACGCGGCTCGGTCTCCGAAGCGCTGCCGGGTGCAATCGTAGCCACCGTCGGCGTGGCAATGGCGGTCGGCGGTGAAAACCTTGACGTGCAGGAAGCGGTCGCCAATATCGCCAGCAATCCATTGCCGTACGCGCTCGCGTTCGCAGGCGCCTTTATTTGGGCGATTTACGCGACCGTGACGCCATCGATGTCCGGTGGTTACGATGGTACGACGATTTTCTTCTGTTGCGTTGCTGTTGTGCTGTGGATTATCCATTTCGTTTCGGGCGACGGTTTGCCAGCTGTAGCGCCTGGCATCGGCGGCTATATTGCGCTGCTCGCATGTGCCGCGTCGATTGCCGGCGGCTACGCGTGCTGGGGGTATGGCATGCTACATGGCAGTATGGAAACGCTTGCGATCGGTTCGTATGCGACGCCGCTGTTCTCCACTGCTTCCAGCACGCTCCTATTGGGTGTGGCGTTGGGCATGCCATTCTGGATCGGTGTCGCGCTGGTGGTGGTCGGCTCGCTGATCAACGTGTGGTTTGCGCGACGCCGCTGA
- a CDS encoding helix-turn-helix transcriptional regulator, with protein MSFKENLQYLCGSRNMTQEQLAMLLGVSRQAISKWESEKAYPEMDKLLMLCDMFGVTLDDLVMGDVRASAGCGGAGRVDLAADTDGVAASVGAADAAVGAVPGVIGFAASQVAGMSDSGESDVRDTNPNVCASVSGESDAQGAKTGVQLSVSPESDTRDGMGIPQSVPRHIVQDVVGYDSHMRRFAWLIAIGVAAIILGVAVGMLFSPEGSVLGPSPVNDVLVTVCTLVGAIVGLALLIPAGIMHGDFRRRHPYVQDFYTDEDKSRASVVLAIGVAIGAVLILAGVCVRVFCDELVADGDAGWPDSILLACVAAAVFCFIMSGMTHDKVNVDKYNRESEEESVREGRSVPHPTMSESDRFYSRLAGAICGVIMLLATVVALLMLFLGMAGSDVDAWMKVFWVPWPIGGVLCGVVGIIVPLVKEARRW; from the coding sequence ATGAGTTTCAAAGAGAATCTGCAGTATCTGTGCGGTTCGCGCAACATGACGCAGGAACAGCTGGCAATGCTGCTGGGCGTTTCCCGGCAGGCAATTTCGAAATGGGAGTCCGAGAAGGCATACCCCGAAATGGACAAGCTGCTGATGCTTTGCGACATGTTCGGCGTGACGTTGGATGATTTGGTCATGGGCGACGTGCGCGCGTCGGCAGGCTGTGGGGGTGCGGGACGCGTGGACTTGGCTGCTGATACGGATGGTGTGGCCGCGTCGGTTGGGGCGGCCGACGCTGCTGTTGGCGCGGTTCCGGGGGTAATCGGGTTTGCGGCATCGCAGGTCGCAGGAATGTCCGATTCTGGTGAATCGGACGTGAGGGATACGAATCCGAATGTTTGTGCGTCCGTTTCTGGTGAATCGGACGCACAAGGTGCCAAAACCGGTGTTCAATTGTCCGTTTCTCCAGAATCGGACACGCGAGATGGGATGGGCATTCCGCAAAGCGTGCCCCGACATATCGTGCAGGATGTGGTTGGCTACGACAGTCACATGAGGCGTTTTGCGTGGCTTATTGCGATTGGTGTGGCCGCAATCATCCTCGGCGTCGCGGTTGGCATGTTGTTTTCGCCGGAGGGGTCTGTCCTGGGGCCGTCGCCGGTGAACGACGTGCTGGTCACGGTATGCACGTTGGTTGGCGCGATTGTCGGTCTCGCTTTGCTGATACCGGCCGGAATCATGCATGGCGATTTCCGCCGTCGCCACCCGTATGTGCAGGATTTTTACACGGATGAGGACAAGTCACGTGCGTCGGTCGTATTGGCGATTGGTGTTGCGATTGGTGCCGTGCTGATTTTGGCGGGCGTGTGCGTGCGAGTGTTTTGTGACGAGCTTGTTGCCGACGGAGACGCGGGGTGGCCGGACAGCATTCTGCTGGCTTGCGTGGCCGCGGCGGTGTTCTGTTTCATTATGTCCGGGATGACGCATGACAAGGTGAATGTGGACAAATACAATCGTGAATCCGAAGAGGAAAGCGTGCGCGAGGGACGTTCCGTGCCGCACCCGACGATGAGCGAGTCGGACAGATTTTACAGCAGACTTGCCGGTGCAATTTGTGGCGTGATCATGTTGTTAGCGACTGTTGTCGCGTTGCTTATGCTTTTTCTTGGAATGGCGGGCAGTGATGTTGACGCGTGGATGAAGGTGTTCTGGGTCCCGTGGCCGATCGGCGGTGTGCTGTGTGGCGTCGTGGGCATCATCGTGCCATTGGTTAAGGAGGCCAGGCGGTGGTAA